AATTGATGGGAAAGTTAATTCTAATCGAATCAAATTATGATTTGAAAATATACTATAAAGAAATCATACTGTGATTTGAATATGTTGTTTTCAAATCAAGGACTCGTTATGTGGATCTGGAAGCAGGCAGACTGGCCTAACTTTAGTTGGGATAAAAACACCATCGAACCGATGATAAGACAAACTCGTCTGAATCAAGGGATCTTGCTGGGGAAAATGATGAGTCAGCCCCAAGATGAAAAGCAAAGCATGCTCGATACGTTGCTTGCGAACATCGTTCATTCAAGTGCCATAGAAGGCGAAAAGTTGAACGCCTTTTCTGTACGTTCGTCCTTGGCTAACAAACTGGGCCTAATTGAAGAAAGACCTTTTCCTACTACGCAGCAAACCGATGGACTCGCCGAGATTATGCTTGATGCGGTGAGCAACCTTGATACCCCGCTAACCCTTGAAAGAGTGCTTCACTGGCATGACAGATTGTTTCCTTCTGATTACACCCTGTTCAACCCTGCTATTGGCGGTAAACTACGCGGAGATGCTCCAATGCAGGTGGTATCAGGCCGTATAGACAGACCTGTTGTTCATTTTGAAGCGCCAGGAAGAGACACTCTTGAGCAAGAGATAGAGTTATTCATTCACTGGTTTAATCGTTCTAAAGATGACGTGTCTCTGGATCCATTACTAAGAGCCGCGATTACCCACTTATGGTTCGTGACGCTGCACCCCTTAGATGATGGTAATGGGCGCATCACACGTTTGCTTACCGATTTGGCATTGGCACAAGCTGAGCAACAATCTGTTCGGTTCTACGCCATGTCTGTGGGCATACTGGCAAATCGTAAAAGCTATTATGAAACCTTGGAGCGAACGCAAAAGGGAGGAGTAGATATTACCATCTGGATGGAGTGGTTTCTGAAAACCTTAAACGACACATTTGATGAAGTGTTAAAAGAGATAGAACAGACCGTTTTCAAAACCAATTTTTGGCGTCACGTTGATCAAACCCAGTTAACTGCCGAGCAGGTTAAAGTGTTAAACCGAATGCTAGATGGAGATTTCTCAGAAGGGATCAACACTTCTCAGTACCACAAAGTCGCGAAAGTGAGCAAACCTACGGCGACTCGGCACTTGGCTGCGTTGGTAAAGCTAGGTTGTTTAGAGAAATCGGGCTCAGGAGGGAGGAGTACCCGTTATCTATTGGCTCGTTAATCAAGCTTTCGGTCATATCTTCGGACCAAATGTGACATAAGAACTACCTATAACGACAATCTCGCGACAAATTCTAGATATATTGCGGTCACCTTATTTTGTACAGTGTTCATTAAGTTAACACGCCAATGACACAACTGTAATTCATTAAGGAAAATGCAATGAACTTGAAAAAAACAACGCTTGTAATCTCTTGCCTAAGCGCGCTAACAGCGGGGTCGGCATTCGCAGATGCTAATACAACATATATACGCAATGGCAACATCTATACAAATGAAGGCGCTTGGTTTGTAGAAGCGGGCGGGGCGAAGTCTAGTGAGTTTTACGACGGTCAAGACAAAACCGCGGGATTCTTGCTCAATGGCGGCTACCACGGTGAAGACTTCAATATTGATGCCGCAGGGATCAACTACCGCTTTTATAGCACTCAAAGCCAAATATTCCAATTAAGTACGTTTGTTGCACCAGGAGGATTAGGTTACAGCGCAGATGATGCATCAAGCTTGAAAGGAATGGATAAGCGTAAAATGAGCCTAGATTTGGGGCTTAACCTCGATGTTGTATTAGGAGACGGCACAATTTCGACCTCTATTCGTCGAGATGTAACCGGCGCTTCCAAAGGACTTCAGTCTAGCCTGGCTTACTACCACCCATTTGCAATGGGCAGTGTAGACTTGGTTCCGTTTGTAGGCTTGAGCTATGCCGACAGTAAGTATGTCGATTACTACTATGGCGTTAAAGCGTCAGAAAAAACAGCAAGTCGCGCAGCCTATAGCGGCAAAGGTGGCGCTGCGTACCATTTAGGTTACAAGTTGGTATTCCCAATCAATGAGAACATCAATATTTCACAAACAACCAAGTACACACGTTTAGGATCTAATATTAGTGACTCACCAATCGTGAAGAGCTCGAATCAGTGGGTCACGAGTTTGAGCGTGTCATACCATTTCTAATAGCTAATAAAAAAGGCACCGATAATCGGTGCCTTTAAAGACTAATTGCATTTACTTTTTACGGCAGAACTCAGCGATAACGTACATAGATTGACCGCCGTTTGCTTTACCAGAAACAAGTTTCGGGTCATCACCAATGCTGATGCCACGGATAACAGTACCTTGTTTGATCACTTGGTTTGTGCCTTTTACTGGCAAATCTTTTGTAACTGTTACGTCGTCACCTTTTTTAAGCTCAACGCCATTGATGTCTAATGGTTTGTCATCTGCGGACATACCAATTTGAGCCCAGTTAGACGTCTCTTCTTCAAGGTACATCATTTCTAAAAGGTCTTGTGCCCACGTTTCAGCTGAAAGGCGAGTCAGT
This DNA window, taken from Vibrio tapetis subsp. tapetis, encodes the following:
- a CDS encoding PhnA domain-containing protein, translating into MSTETTLLNRCGSKCELCSAETSLTPFVVPPHSHLTVDHGMMVCDKCMSEIDDPQDVNHWRCLNDSMWSQEPPVQVTAWRQLTRLSAETWAQDLLEMMYLEEETSNWAQIGMSADDKPLDINGVELKKGDDVTVTKDLPVKGTNQVIKQGTVIRGISIGDDPKLVSGKANGGQSMYVIAEFCRKK
- a CDS encoding Fic family protein → MWIWKQADWPNFSWDKNTIEPMIRQTRLNQGILLGKMMSQPQDEKQSMLDTLLANIVHSSAIEGEKLNAFSVRSSLANKLGLIEERPFPTTQQTDGLAEIMLDAVSNLDTPLTLERVLHWHDRLFPSDYTLFNPAIGGKLRGDAPMQVVSGRIDRPVVHFEAPGRDTLEQEIELFIHWFNRSKDDVSLDPLLRAAITHLWFVTLHPLDDGNGRITRLLTDLALAQAEQQSVRFYAMSVGILANRKSYYETLERTQKGGVDITIWMEWFLKTLNDTFDEVLKEIEQTVFKTNFWRHVDQTQLTAEQVKVLNRMLDGDFSEGINTSQYHKVAKVSKPTATRHLAALVKLGCLEKSGSGGRSTRYLLAR
- a CDS encoding MipA/OmpV family protein translates to MKKTTLVISCLSALTAGSAFADANTTYIRNGNIYTNEGAWFVEAGGAKSSEFYDGQDKTAGFLLNGGYHGEDFNIDAAGINYRFYSTQSQIFQLSTFVAPGGLGYSADDASSLKGMDKRKMSLDLGLNLDVVLGDGTISTSIRRDVTGASKGLQSSLAYYHPFAMGSVDLVPFVGLSYADSKYVDYYYGVKASEKTASRAAYSGKGGAAYHLGYKLVFPINENINISQTTKYTRLGSNISDSPIVKSSNQWVTSLSVSYHF